Below is a window of bacterium DNA.
TGTGGCCGACGTCGACGCCACCACCGAAGAAGGCGCCGCCGAAGTTGCACCCGGCCAGCGGACTGGGGCCGCCATCCGCCGTCAGGTAGTCCACGCGCCAGATCTGGACCTCTGGTTGGTTCCAGGCATAGTCGAAGAATTGAAAGCGGGCCATGTTGCCCAAGATACCCAGCGTGCTTTCATGCTCGCCGCTCGTTTGCGACGAGATGCTGATCGGGCACGCAATGGAGGCGCCGGGCGGGATCGGATCCAGGCCGTTCTCCCAACTGACCTCGATGCCGTCGCCGGGGTGGAAACTCTCCAACATGGCCTGCGTCGTGCCAATGTTGCTGATGGTCAGATCTCCATGATAGCCCTGGGGAGGCAATATCCCCAGGTCGCCCACGGGATCCAGGGAGAGCCAGGGCCCATTGGCGCTGAGGTAGGCCTCGAGTATCAGGCGCCCGTACGAGAACAACTGAAGCGTCCCCGTCTGCATCTCCGGCGATGTCGCGGTGAAACTCAGCGGGTGCTCGGAGACGGCGTCGCCCGGCAGTGTGAAGGGCAGGCTGGTGAGCCATTGAAAGGACGGATGACTGACGGCGATGCTGTCCACCTCCCAGGTGCCCAGGTTCCCGTTGTGCAGCACTAGGGACTGGGTCCCGATCTGGCCGGTCTCGACATGGATGAAATGCAAGGGATCGGCGGTGAAGGGCATGTACTCCGCGTCCAATGGCCAGGGCGCCGTCTGTCGGAGGTCGGTCAGGCTGCTCAGTCGATCCAGGCCCTGCCCCACGGCGATTGCCGCATTCAGCTCCTGGCGCTGGCCCGGCGCGAAGGCCACGGGACCGCAGGCCAGCATCATGCGCTTGTCGGCAGGATTGGTGTCCAGCAAACCCGTGCCCGTCACGGGATCACCCGTGAAGTCGAAGGGTCCTGCCGGACGGGGAGCGCCGTCCATGGTCAAGCCCGCCATGGTGTAAAAGGACTCCCAGTGGTGGTGGGGATCGAGCCCGTTGATGTAGAACGAAAAAGAGGTGGCGGGGAGATTGCGCTCATCAGGATGCCAGGCGTTCCCATGCCAGGCCGAATCCCCCGGCGAGGGCTCGTACAGGCCGGCGCCGAGGACCAGGCCCAGCGCCGGTGGAGTATCGCCATAGCGCGAGTCGGCGTTGGTGGCGTTGTAGCAGTAGGCAAGGGATCGTTGTGGATCGCAGCCCACGAGATCGTCGCCGGCCCCGCCCAAGTCCGGATCCATCCACACGGCGGCGATGAACTGGCTGAAATCGTGTCCGCCCTGGTTGAGCATCTCCCAGCGCAGCCAGATCTCGCGTTCGTCGCCGGGCTCGGCCGAGCACCAGCTGGTCAACCGTACTTCTACGCCCAGGGGCTCGGTGCTGCCCGCGTCGTTGTAGTGGATGGCCGGATTGCCGTCGTTGAAGACGGTGAAGAGCATGTGCGTGGCCTCGGGCAGGTCGGCGATCCAAGGGTGCTGGCCATCGGCGGACAACGGCGCACCCTGGTCCGCCGGCCAGTCACTCCATGTGGCGGGGTCCTGCGTGACGCTGTAGACATGCCATTGGGACCCCGCGGGATTGCTTCCCCAGCCCCCGGGGGCGTACTCCGTGGAATACTCCGCCACGGTGACCAGCGTGTCGCCGTCCTCCCTGATCCCGGCCAGCCACAGGCCGGCGTCGTAGATGACCGTGCGGTCGTCGAAGGGCCAGTTGTTCGGGTAATACAAGCCATCCGACCGCCCCCGAAGATTGGATACGTCGTAGGCGAAGCGCCCCTCGTTGGGGATGAAGCAGGCCAGGGCATTGCCTTCGATCAGTATGCCCGTGTCGTAGTCGCGGCCGGCTGGAGGGTCGTGGCCGGCAGGCGGCGCTGCCAGGAGCAGGCGCACCGCGAGTGGCAGGGGCAGGATCAAGGTCAGGATCTTCATGGCACTTTCCGGAGCTTGTGTGTGCCAACAAGATACGGCTCCAATTGTCTGTCACCAGATGGAGCCGCGTGATGGGAGGGAACCGGCAGGGCCGGATGCGTGGGAGCCGGTCCGGCGTACCGGACCGGCTCCAGGAGCGAGTCGACGAATCCGACAGAAGATCAGAACAGGTTGAGGGCCAGCCGGGGGATCTGATTGGCCTGGGCCAGCATGGCCGTGCCGGACTGCATGAGGATCTGGGAGCGCACGAAGGCCGACATCTCCTCGGCCATGTCGGCGTCACGGATGGTGGATTCGCTGGCCACGGAATTCTCCCGCTGGACCTGCAGGTTCTGGACCGTGTATTGCAAACGCTCCACAAAGGCGCCCACCCGGGTGCGCTCCGTGTCCTTGGTGTTGATGGCGTCGTCCAGCAGGGTGATGGCACTTTGGGCCGCGGCCGTGTCCGTCAGGGCGGCGCTGTCCAGGCCCAGGGCGCTGGAGGTCAGCTCGGCCAGATTGAAACGCAAGGTGTCCACGTCGTCGGTGGTGTAGGTCCCCACCTGCAGTTGAATGGCCCCGCCGGAGCCGCCCGCCGCGTAGGTGCCGTCCAGCAGCGTCAGCCCGTTGTAGTTGGTCACCTGGGCCACGCGTGTGATCTCGCTCTTCAACTGCTGGAACTCCACGTCCAGGTAGCTGCGGTCCAGGCTGGTCAAGGTTCCGTTGGCCGCCTCCACGGACAAAGCCCTCATGCGGATCAGCTTGTCGTCCATGATCGCCATGGCGCCCTCCGCCGTGGCCAGCAGGTTGATTCCCTGGTTGGCGTTGCGTTCGGCCTCCACCATGCTGGCGATCTGGGCGCGGAACTTCTCCGAGACGGCGAGGCCGGCCGGATCGTCCCAGGCCTTGTTGATGCGCAGGCCGCTGGACAGCCGCTCCACGGCCTGGGACATGTCCAGGTTCGTGGTGGAAAGGGTTCGCTGAACCGCCAGCGAGGGAATGTTGTGGTTGATGCGCATAGCCATCGGAAACCTCGCGATGCTGATGGAACCGGGACCTTGCTTCAGCCCCGACCAGGACAGGGGCGGGGCCGGTCCACCTCATCGGCAAGAGTCAGGCACTTCTGAAGTTTGGAAGGTGCGAAGGGGGCGGACGACGGAGAGGGGGCCACCACCGCTGGTTGTCATCCGACCATGGGCCGGGGAGGGTTGTCGGGAACATCTTGTTTGAAAGGTGTGGGTGAGGCGCCGGTGCCCATGGTGCCTGTCCCAGGCACCAGCATCCGACCAAGGCAAACCCCGGCCGCTGGTCGCAGCCGGGGTCCTGCTTGCAGGATGCAAAAAGTCTGCTGTAACTATTTGACCAACAGCAATTTCCGTGTCTCATGCCAGAGCGCGGTCTGCAGCGTGTAGAAGTAGATGCCGGCGGGCAACCCAGACGCGTCATAGCTCACCCGATGGGCGCCGCGGGCGGCCAGGCCGTCGTGGAGGACCGCCACCTCGCGGCCGGCCAGATCATGGACGACGAGACGCAGACTACTTGTCTCGTCCAGTTCGAAGGGAATGACGGTCACCGGGTTGAAGGGGTTGGGCCATGCCTCGCCCAGGTGGAAGGAGGCGGCCGTCTCGCGGGCCTCCACCACCTGGCCGGGCTCGATCTCCAGCTGGGCGGAGAACATCACGCCGCCGGGGCCGCCCAGATCATTGGCCACCACATAGAGGTGGTTGAGTCCGGGCTGAAGCAGGTGGCCCACCGAGTGCGGACCGGTGACGTGCTGGCCTCCGAAGTTGCCGCCCGTGGTGCCCGGCACGGGGCTGCCGTTCAGGTAGACGCCTTCATTGCCGTTGCCGCCCAGCACGTTGTCCACCGAGAAGTAGAGGGTGAGGCTGGCTGAGGCGACAAGAGAAGTGGTGACAGTGAAGGGATGGCAGTAGAGCGCGCTGCCGCCCTCGCCCGCCCCGCCAAAGGAGGTGGAGAGGTAGCGGGCCACCGGGTCGGCAGGGAGGGAGGCGATCCAGGCGCCGTGATTCCCGATGATGAAACCGGGTGCCCCGGCCTGGGCGGCGGCGAAGTCGGCCGCGTTCAAGGGAGCCATGTAGGTGTTGGCCGGTCCCGGCAGGTGCGTGACCAGGGGATCCAGCGTCCCGATGGGCCCGTTGCCACTGCGCAGGGTGATGGATTCAAGGGCGGGCGCCGTGGCGGCCATCGCCAGGGTCAGGATGGTCAGTCCGACCAAGCGGTTGGCATGAACAAATCGAAGCAGTCCGTGCATGGAACACCTCCTCGTGCCGGCGGGCCGGCTTGAACAAACTGGTAGCGTGTCTTTCCACCGTTGATGCTGTTTTGCCGCCGTAGCGACAGGCGGAAAGAAGGGGTCGGCAAAGCTGAAGCACAACTCCTTTGGGACAATTGAATTTGTTTTTGAGTTCACATCATGAGGCTGCGCCGCGACATGTTCACCACATCACGGACCAAAGATTCATCACCAGGCATGGCGTCTACTCATTTACATTGGTCGAGTTGGGCAGCGACAGAACTGGATCCATTCAAGTTTTGCGCGATGTAGACCAAGCAATATTCATAGGATCTGACATTGGCGTTAGGTGTTTTATGCAACAGGAATTTTTGCAGGCCCAGCTTATTCACAAATCATGCCTGAGAGCTTCTCTAACTGATTAAAAACTCACTGTGTAGAACTGTCTTTGATGGCAAGGTGTTTGGTAGTTCTCTTGCGAGTCTGTGGCCACCGTGGGAAGGGCTTGTAACTACGACTTTTAGTTCTGACATTTTCGCTGCGTCAAGAGTGTTTTTATCTGAAAGGAGTTAGACATGACAATCAAAGAAGCCAAGGATCAGCTCTTCACCGCCTGCCACGTCATCCTTGATAACGTTGAGGCCTTCCATCTCGAGGATGTTGAAGGCGTCACCTTCAAGAAGGGTGGTGACACAGTTACCTACAACAAGAAGGAAGC
It encodes the following:
- a CDS encoding T9SS type A sorting domain-containing protein; the protein is MKILTLILPLPLAVRLLLAAPPAGHDPPAGRDYDTGILIEGNALACFIPNEGRFAYDVSNLRGRSDGLYYPNNWPFDDRTVIYDAGLWLAGIREDGDTLVTVAEYSTEYAPGGWGSNPAGSQWHVYSVTQDPATWSDWPADQGAPLSADGQHPWIADLPEATHMLFTVFNDGNPAIHYNDAGSTEPLGVEVRLTSWCSAEPGDEREIWLRWEMLNQGGHDFSQFIAAVWMDPDLGGAGDDLVGCDPQRSLAYCYNATNADSRYGDTPPALGLVLGAGLYEPSPGDSAWHGNAWHPDERNLPATSFSFYINGLDPHHHWESFYTMAGLTMDGAPRPAGPFDFTGDPVTGTGLLDTNPADKRMMLACGPVAFAPGQRQELNAAIAVGQGLDRLSSLTDLRQTAPWPLDAEYMPFTADPLHFIHVETGQIGTQSLVLHNGNLGTWEVDSIAVSHPSFQWLTSLPFTLPGDAVSEHPLSFTATSPEMQTGTLQLFSYGRLILEAYLSANGPWLSLDPVGDLGILPPQGYHGDLTISNIGTTQAMLESFHPGDGIEVSWENGLDPIPPGASIACPISISSQTSGEHESTLGILGNMARFQFFDYAWNQPEVQIWRVDYLTADGGPSPLAGCNFGGAFFGGGVDVGHSFFGSTLPMLQAAPELYHDITLQFSEDEDDWSAAATYLRPGYAFNGIGHFPGQAWHFQEGHAPRRLNVSFVENEADLPDGVWNPRDDALGGREYLFIMGSDYNGGVDYDDDANWAPGADVLWACWLRRVGETGPAEGDLMRFTMEIGSEVANPVASPQPRALSITGLQPNPFNPVTTLGFHLERPVASLRLELFNLLGQRVRMLELGGLASGDHRRVIRGDDLASGLYLLRLSTPLEQEMRRILLLK
- a CDS encoding flagellin, giving the protein MAMRINHNIPSLAVQRTLSTTNLDMSQAVERLSSGLRINKAWDDPAGLAVSEKFRAQIASMVEAERNANQGINLLATAEGAMAIMDDKLIRMRALSVEAANGTLTSLDRSYLDVEFQQLKSEITRVAQVTNYNGLTLLDGTYAAGGSGGAIQLQVGTYTTDDVDTLRFNLAELTSSALGLDSAALTDTAAAQSAITLLDDAINTKDTERTRVGAFVERLQYTVQNLQVQRENSVASESTIRDADMAEEMSAFVRSQILMQSGTAMLAQANQIPRLALNLF
- a CDS encoding T9SS type A sorting domain-containing protein, with protein sequence MHGLLRFVHANRLVGLTILTLAMAATAPALESITLRSGNGPIGTLDPLVTHLPGPANTYMAPLNAADFAAAQAGAPGFIIGNHGAWIASLPADPVARYLSTSFGGAGEGGSALYCHPFTVTTSLVASASLTLYFSVDNVLGGNGNEGVYLNGSPVPGTTGGNFGGQHVTGPHSVGHLLQPGLNHLYVVANDLGGPGGVMFSAQLEIEPGQVVEARETAASFHLGEAWPNPFNPVTVIPFELDETSSLRLVVHDLAGREVAVLHDGLAARGAHRVSYDASGLPAGIYFYTLQTALWHETRKLLLVK